The following are from one region of the Cystobacter ferrugineus genome:
- a CDS encoding alpha/beta fold hydrolase, with product MYCMLEHLHEEPDATRSPLVLLHGFPDSPRMYDAYVRAGEREQPWLRGRDIYAIAFPNRLTHPHFPKLSELVGDVLREEVARLFDDLAAASPTGKLVVIAHDWGATYTWAYARARHPHAPIEKLVALSVGSSFRYDLGEHGLRALGWFYALFFSLPYYVRVPLLQRAVSEAIQRSAGYRGEHADRLHQDCYHYWHGPLWLVRWPFALLGAEYQKPYTDFPFPVLYIRSPFDRMASTDAFERAVREREDCRFRLFEDVNHWFPAQHADRVLAEVRTFL from the coding sequence ATGTACTGCATGCTCGAGCACCTTCACGAGGAACCGGACGCGACGCGCAGCCCGTTGGTGTTGCTGCATGGTTTTCCGGACTCACCCCGGATGTATGACGCCTACGTGCGGGCCGGGGAGCGCGAGCAGCCGTGGCTCCGGGGCCGTGACATCTACGCCATCGCCTTCCCCAACCGCCTCACCCATCCCCACTTTCCCAAGCTGAGCGAGCTGGTGGGGGACGTCCTCCGCGAGGAGGTGGCGCGCCTGTTCGATGACCTCGCCGCCGCGAGCCCCACGGGCAAGCTGGTGGTCATCGCGCATGACTGGGGGGCGACCTACACGTGGGCCTATGCCCGGGCACGCCATCCCCATGCGCCCATCGAGAAGCTGGTCGCCCTGTCGGTGGGCTCCTCGTTCCGCTACGACCTGGGTGAGCACGGCCTCCGGGCCCTGGGGTGGTTCTACGCCCTGTTCTTCAGCCTGCCGTACTACGTGCGCGTGCCGTTGCTCCAGCGCGCCGTGTCCGAGGCCATCCAGCGCTCCGCGGGCTATCGCGGCGAACACGCCGACCGGCTCCACCAGGATTGCTACCACTACTGGCACGGTCCGCTCTGGCTCGTGCGCTGGCCCTTCGCCCTGCTGGGCGCCGAGTACCAGAAGCCCTACACGGACTTTCCCTTCCCCGTGCTCTACATCCGCAGCCCCTTCGATCGGATGGCCTCGACGGACGCCTTCGAGCGCGCGGTGCGGGAGCGGGAGGATTGCCGCTTCCGCCTCTTCGAGGACGTCAACCACTGGTTCCCCGCGCAGCACGCCGATCGCGTCCTGGCCGAGGTCCGCACGTTCCTGTAG